The DNA segment TTTTGCGATACTTGTGTTTGGTTTTGTAGTCGATTTCGCTTTGGGTAGGGTCCATTGGATTATAAAATATCCTGCCTATTTGTCACTGTTTGGCAGTTGCATATACGTATACAATCTGTTTGCTCCAATATGTCAGGGGATGAATGGTGACAAAGCGGAATATTTACCTTTGGAATGGTTATCCACTTGGGATATGGCAGCCTAGTAAGGAAAATCAATAGTTTGTATAAAAATAGGAATAGTTGTAAATATTAATGCCACCAATACAGTACCTTATTAAGAAATGATATAAATATAGCCTATTCGTAAGCCAAAGAGTATATACGAGTAGACAAATCGCTACTTCCTACACCTAAATAGAATTTACCATTCCTCCTTGAATGTGACCATCTTAATCTCGTGACTTTGTCAGCTGGCGTTATATCATCTTTTAACTGTGCTATTAAATCGAAGTTGCCAGAAGTAtaactatatatataaatgtcACCATTTTCAAGACCCACGGATATTAAGATTTTATCTCCCACCATGGTATCGTGTACAGAGACAGCAGTGACAGCTTTACTGTGCCTAATTGATGTTTCCATAACGTAATCATCAGTTGGTTCCTTTTGGTGCCTCCAGACCTTGACGGTCTTGTCTCTGGATGCAGTCACAAATACATTACCAAACTGCGAGGGCGCCCAATCTGCATCCCACACAATCCTTGTATGCGGTTTTTCATTCTTGTATCTCAGTTCAAAAGTGTCGTCTTCCATGTTTCTTTCCCAAAGTGCCCATTTTCTGTCTCTACAGACACTCAGCAAAAATTTCCCATCCTTGGAGAATTTCAATCTTGTTATCGTCAAACTGTGGAACGGTAAGGAAGGCTTTATTTCCAACCAATTTTCCGCGCTAAATATTCTGATAACTGCATTCTGAACATTATTTGATCTACAAGCAGAGGCAATTAATTTCTGATCAGGAGAAATATCAAGGCACGTTATTTCAAAACCGTGTCCgtaaagtttttcaacttctgGCCACAACAAGTGTCTCTGTAATTGGTCTTCCATTGGTGGGCACTCTAGTAAGGATAAGGGATCAATGACGTCGGGAGTATTATTACTgtcgtcttcatcgtcatcgtcatcttcataAGAGTCATCTTCTCCGGCTTTATTAGACAGACCTAAAACAGGAACAGTGGCTGATTCAGGcaattcatcttctttACCAAATTGGAGACCAACAAACTTCTGTAATATTCCAGCCACGCCTTTAGGTAAATCAAAAGAtcttaaaattttctcatcaccaccactaACAAATCTGGTATCCGTAATTGGTTCAACACAAACCATATCATAACCATGTATTTGTGGTCTAGAAAATTCATGCCAGGTTGCaatttcccttttcttccCGCTGACGTCGTAAACCCATGGAGCAAAAAGTCTTGTAGTTTGGTCCAGAGAAGTGGCCAATAGGTACTCACCAGTAGGGGACCAAGCAACGTCTGTAACATCCTTTGTGGCACCTGATATGCCTAATCTCTGGTCGCATATGATATTATCCTTTGTACCCCACATTCTCCAAGATCCAGTCTTACCATTAGTCAAAAAGAAGTCCATTCCCTCATGGGTAAACCATAAACAGGACCAAAAACCACCAGAGGAACCAGTAGCAGTCGAGGCACCTTTCGAAGATATTTCACCTAATCGCAGACCACATACCCAAATACCCGAGGTCTCATCAGGTTCCCATACCATCAATGAAGTATCAGCAGTGGCAGCTAGGAGTTGTAAACGGGATTCGTGCCACTGAAGAGATGAAATCCAGTCATCATGGCCCATAATTAGAGCTTCAAAGTTTATGCCCACTCTCAACTCATCATCAATATTAAATTTATATTGTTTATTACTCAACAGggttaatttttttgaatcctCTTCAGAATCGTCAATCAAATCATTAGCTCTGATTCTCCACAATCTGATATAACGATCTTGGGACCCAGAGCATAGTAAATAATCACCTGGAGTCTCTTGATGGCGAAACGCCAATGACTTAACCCAGTCTTCATGTCCTTCTAATTCTGCAACGATTTGACAGTTTTCAATGCCGGCATTATCGAGGACGAAAGACGCAATAAAAACATGCGTATTGGTACCACCAATGGCAAGTAAATACTTGTTCTCTTGGACTTTAGACAACGATAGGCACAATGGGTAAAAAAATCCCCTTTTTATCGTAAATTTGTGAGCGAGACTAAACTGATCATTTTGAGTGTCCTGTCTCCATAGGGTGATTGTACCATCAGCACAACCGACTGATATGAGGTTCGGTAAAGCGGTTAATGCTACAATTGTCTTGGAATAATGTTCAATGGTTTGTACACATTGTAAATGCGAGTAATCAGTAAATTTCCAGATCTTGACGTGATGATCTTCAGATGCAGATACCATAAATTGTGACTCTGGAATGAACCTCACACAAGTGACTTCAGCTTCATGGCCTTTCAAAGTGGCGTAAACACCCTGATTGTTCGGTTCGATGGGATTCCATAATGCAATGGTTTTACCTGCGCCAAATGCGACGATTTTCTTAGCCTTGTGTAGGTCACTAACTTGGGTTTGCTTGTTAGCGCCTATAAAAATGGCCTCGGGAACAATAGTTTCTGCCATGGTTGTAACACGTCAGCGTAAGAAGGTTTCGTGAGGACTAGAagatatataaatataacTTTACTTATTAGCTAGCCTATGTAAGCAGGCTAGCCCATCGCCTATcctaaaaatgaaaaattttcataatttttcaaaaactggcAAATAACCTTCCCCGTCACGTGGAAACGGCTGTAAAAGGGAATGAATATAAAAGCAATCGCTACGAAGAAAAGCCATGAGTTATAAGTTAGAGAAAGAACGTACGATATATGGTTATCCCTTGGGTTGCATGGCGGTCTCAcacatttcaaaattttcaaattcaccTTCAAAAAAGCGCGACTTAATCACCTTATTGAACCAGTTGGTGATTTCAGGATGCGTGGACCTCCATGTTTCATCGAAAATACTTATAAATCCTAGTGAAAAAGCTGCAGCAGAGGTCAAATCAGCAAGAGTCTCGTGGTCATCGGACGTAAGAAACTGCTGTTCCTTCAATCTCCTCTCGTAAAGAGAAACAATCGTGTCTATGTTTCTCTTCGCAGCTTTGAATTCGGCGGCATTGTACGGCTTTACGCCTACTAGAGGGAAGAATACCTCGCAGACTTCGTTTAAGAAATCGCTGGTAGAGAGCGACTCCCACCTTAAAATGTCTGCATGAGCTCTAAAATCGCGCTCGGGCCCCAGTAGCTGCGTAATGACCTTCTCGTCGCTGGAAAGGTGGATCAGGTAGTAGTCGATGGCCATTGCTTCAGTGAGAGTCCACTCATCACGTGGCCCCACAAAGGTGGGGTACTTGCCCCAGGGAAATTCCCGATCGTAGAGTTTCTGGGCGTCGCTGGGGTCTGCAAGTTTCACGTCCAGCTTCAACGAACGCACCAAACCCCTTGGCACGATAGTTCTAATCAATCTTCTCTCTTTCAAGTCAGTAAATAGAGTTCCGTCAGACATTTAcggctttttttctctattcATCGGTCGATGATGAACGAGACCAAGTTTGAGTGCTGTTCGTGTTAGGTCTGTGCTTTTATAAGGGGATGAGGTCCTTCAAAATAAAGGCGCTTACTGTCATTAAAGGGGACCCCAGAAAAGCGAATGGGCTAATGGGGGGATGAAGTTACAGGtgaatagttttttttttttatcttgttATTATACCTTTAGATATGTACATACATTTATGCGTATACGTGAGacgacaaaaaaaaaagggttGAAAGGGAGAGCAGAAGGAACTCAGCTgctagatttttttttcttttgagtcaaattttccaaggtCAGCCTATCAttgtcatcgtcatcatcgctAGGAGGGGTTGAATTTGTGTTTGAATCCGACTCCGAGTTCGTATTTGTGTTGTTGGAGTtactttcttcatcatcgtcttgACTGAAAATACCTTTAGTGGCAGGTTTAGTGGGATTCTGGCCTGTAAATTCATTGGCAAATTCCGTAGCCGGAGAGGCCTCCCTGATTAGCTTCCTGGTAAATGGATCATCCAGAAAATTTTGCTGCCTTTGTCTTTGCCGTTGGTTTTGCTTCTTTAATTCGTTGCCtatcaacttggaataGAGTTTTTTACCCAGGGTTTTCTTTAGAAGGATCTCACGCACTTCGAAATATAAATCTCTGGAGGCGTTATTCAgatttgtttgatttttcttgaagtaCGATCTGAATTCATTGATGTGTTTCTTGAACTCAAGTTCGTTCTTCTTTAACCAGGAAACGTTCAATTCTTGTCTGGTGGCCCCTCTTGCGAAATTTCTCATCAGATACTTGTCATAGTCCCTGATGATCTTGGTGATGATGTCACTCGTGGAGACACCGTCCGTTCTTTGGGTGGTCAAGAACTTACCTCTTTCCTTTATCGGCTTGTAGATATCGTCACTGTCAGCACTAACGTAGGGGATGTCATCGTGAGCCACGTAATCAATTTTGTGTTCGAGTAGGAATTCTGGGGTAACACACCAGGGAGCGTTGGGTACGACCTCGTCGACCCATTTGCAATGCATCAGAGTTTCGCAGCGTTGCTTGTCGGTCAGTACGGTCAACCCTTTCAGTTTGTGAGTGATTTTATCGCTGGGCACACCGACTATCAGCGTTACATTGGGGAACGCCTTCTTACACTGTTCCAGTTGCTTCATGTGGCCCAAATGGAAAAGATCAAAGACGCCGTCTGCATAGATCCTGACAGGCCTATCCGTGGGGGGTAAATTGAATCGGAAGCCCTTTGGGCGATACTTGCGCAGGTCCTTGGGCAATTCGGTCGTGTAGCGggtttcattttcttcaaattcctTGGTCAACCGACGACGCTTCCTCGGAGTGAGCTGTGTGTCCttattctcttcttgattctctttttcaacCTGATGCTCCACATCCTGCTCTTCCGTATCCTCATGCTgccttttatttttattctttttgaataagTTCGATAGCGAAGAGTTAGAAAGCTTAGCCCTAATTGAGGACTTCCCTGTTGTTGGGtttgccatttttctttgtgtCTGCTATGTTTTGTACTACCAAGAGAAAACAGCAAGAAAGAAGTTCGAAATTTAAATTAAACAAAGAGAAGGAGAGGATTGGCGTATGCAAAAAACCGGAACGACCCAGAGATCACAAGAAAGGCAGAGGAAAGAGAGAGACCTTTCAATCATACTAGAGCAGAAACAGATATATATCAAATCTGCAAAAGGATGCcggaaaacaaaaatgtaaaaagGTCGGAAAATGAATGGCTATATATCGAACGGATGAGCATAAGactcaattttttctcccaCACGCAAACGAAATCGTGCGGGTAATAGACGGACtgcatctttttttttttttggctcCCTGTACACTTTTTCTATATCCATCGCAAGTACAGTTTTAAGCACACTAACTGTCAGTATATACATAAGAAAGGccaattacaaaaaatggaCTCGTACTCGATAACGAACGTAAAATACCTCGATCCTAGCGAATTGCACCGTTGGATGAACGAGGGCCATACCACCACGCTGAGGGAGCCCTTCCAGGTGGTGGACGTGCGAGGCTCGGACTACCTGGGGGGCCATATCAGGGACGGATGGCACTACGCATACTCGCGTCTTAAACAGGATCCGGAGTATCTGCGTGAACTAAAGCACCGGCTGTTGCAAAAGCAAGCGGATGGCCACGAAGCGCTCAACGTGGTGTTCCACTGCATGCTGTCGCAGCAACGCGGACCGTCCGCGGCGATGCTGCTGTTGCGGTCGCTTGACACGGCAGAGCTTCCCCGCTGTCGGCTATGGGTGTTGCGCGGCGGTTTCTCCCGTTGGCAGGCCGTGTATGGTGACGACGAAAGCGTCACAGAGGGTTACCTCTCTGATCTGTGGGATTGAGCCCGTGTGCGTGATTTCACGTGACAGGATTGGGATCTTGGACCATGACTCCTCCCGGtgaccttttttttttttttttttgttcttttatctCTTTCGT comes from the Saccharomyces kudriavzevii IFO 1802 strain IFO1802 genome assembly, chromosome: 7 genome and includes:
- the ELP2 gene encoding Elongator subunit ELP2 (similar to Saccharomyces cerevisiae ELP2 (YGR200C); ancestral locus Anc_5.139), with the protein product MAETIVPEAIFIGANKQTQVSDLHKAKKIVAFGAGKTIALWNPIEPNNQGVYATLKGHEAEVTCVRFIPESQFMVSASEDHHVKIWKFTDYSHLQCVQTIEHYSKTIVALTALPNLISVGCADGTITLWRQDTQNDQFSLAHKFTIKRGFFYPLCLSLSKVQENKYLLAIGGTNTHVFIASFVLDNAGIENCQIVAELEGHEDWVKSLAFRHQETPGDYLLCSGSQDRYIRLWRIRANDLIDDSEEDSKKLTLLSNKQYKFNIDDELRVGINFEALIMGHDDWISSLQWHESRLQLLAATADTSLMVWEPDETSGIWVCGLRLGEISSKGASTATGSSGGFWSCLWFTHEGMDFFLTNGKTGSWRMWGTKDNIICDQRLGISGATKDVTDVAWSPTGEYLLATSLDQTTRLFAPWVYDVSGKKREIATWHEFSRPQIHGYDMVCVEPITDTRFVSGGDEKILRSFDLPKGVAGILQKFVGLQFGKEDELPESATVPVLGLSNKAGEDDSYEDDDDDEDDSNNTPDVIDPLSLLECPPMEDQLQRHLLWPEVEKLYGHGFEITCLDISPDQKLIASACRSNNVQNAVIRIFSAENWLEIKPSLPFHSLTITRLKFSKDGKFLLSVCRDRKWALWERNMEDDTFELRYKNEKPHTRIVWDADWAPSQFGNVFVTASRDKTVKVWRHQKEPTDDYVMETSIRHSKAVTAVSVHDTMVGDKILISVGLENGDIYIYSYTSGNFDLIAQLKDDITPADKVTRLRWSHSRRNGKFYLGVGSSDLSTRIYSLAYE
- the PCT1 gene encoding choline-phosphate cytidylyltransferase (similar to Saccharomyces cerevisiae PCT1 (YGR202C); ancestral locus Anc_5.137); translated protein: MANPTTGKSSIRAKLSNSSLSNLFKKNKNKRQHEDTEEQDVEHQVEKENQEENKDTQLTPRKRRRLTKEFEENETRYTTELPKDLRKYRPKGFRFNLPPTDRPVRIYADGVFDLFHLGHMKQLEQCKKAFPNVTLIVGVPSDKITHKLKGLTVLTDKQRCETLMHCKWVDEVVPNAPWCVTPEFLLEHKIDYVAHDDIPYVSADSDDIYKPIKERGKFLTTQRTDGVSTSDIITKIIRDYDKYLMRNFARGATRQELNVSWLKKNELEFKKHINEFRSYFKKNQTNLNNASRDLYFEVREILLKKTLGKKLYSKLIGNELKKQNQRQRQRQQNFLDDPFTRKLIREASPATEFANEFTGQNPTKPATKGIFSQDDDEESNSNNTNTNSESDSNTNSTPPSDDDDDNDRLTLENLTQKKKKSSS
- the SKDI07G4530 gene encoding uncharacterized protein (similar to Saccharomyces cerevisiae YGR201C): MSDGTLFTDLKERRLIRTIVPRGLVRSLKLDVKLADPSDAQKLYDREFPWGKYPTFVGPRDEWTLTEAMAIDYYLIHLSSDEKVITQLLGPERDFRAHADILRWESLSTSDFLNEVCEVFFPLVGVKPYNAAEFKAAKRNIDTIVSLYERRLKEQQFLTSDDHETLADLTSAAAFSLGFISIFDETWRSTHPEITNWFNKVIKSRFFEGEFENFEMCETAMQPKG
- the YCH1 gene encoding phosphatase YCH1 (similar to Saccharomyces cerevisiae YCH1 (YGR203W); ancestral locus Anc_5.136) encodes the protein MDSYSITNVKYLDPSELHRWMNEGHTTTLREPFQVVDVRGSDYLGGHIRDGWHYAYSRLKQDPEYLRELKHRLLQKQADGHEALNVVFHCMLSQQRGPSAAMLLLRSLDTAELPRCRLWVLRGGFSRWQAVYGDDESVTEGYLSDLWD